From Oxyura jamaicensis isolate SHBP4307 breed ruddy duck chromosome 19, BPBGC_Ojam_1.0, whole genome shotgun sequence, the proteins below share one genomic window:
- the INPP5K gene encoding inositol polyphosphate 5-phosphatase K isoform X2 encodes MEPAGPALRGLRLHLVTWNVGTASPPPDVTSLLQLNSLGPTMDMYVIGLQEVNSRITNFLSDLAFDDPWSIFFMTVLSPLGYIKLSSVRMQGLLLLIFVKHVHLPFIRDVHTHYTRTGLYGYWGNKGGVTIRMSLYGHTVCFINCHLPAHMENTEQRLDDFEKILEMQFEGENIPSTLDHDILFWFGDLNFRIADYGIHFVRESINNKRYNLLWEKDQLNMAKKKEAFLQEFIEGPLQFKPTYKFDLYSDVYDTSEKKRKPAWTDRILWRVKNLCQHASKEGEFSEEQQTISVTLNNYISHMSYGISDHKPVTGTFGLELKPLLTDPLITLNPEGEWSAEHDVLIRYSAVPEFPSSAWDWIGLFKVAFRHVNDYVTYAWVEDDEISSNKDSKQVYMSAAEIPDTGGEFLLCYYSNNLQAIVGISQPFQIQPNRTVIEKDLAQEENSWMQTPDNLESHNEF; translated from the exons ATGGAGCCCGCGGGGCCGGCGCTGAGGGgactgagg CTGCACTTAGTTACCTGGAATGTGGGCACAGCTTCTCCACCTCCTGATGTCACTAGTTTACTTCAGCTCAACTCACTGGGCCCAACTATGGATATGTATGTTATAGG TTTACAGGAGGTGAACTCAAGAATCACAAATTTTCTGTCTGACTTGGCATTTGATGATCCATggagcatttttttcatgactgTATTGTCTCCATTGGGGTATATCAAG CTCTCCTCCGTTCGCATGCAGGGACTGCTACTTCTGATCTTTGTGAAGCACGTCCACCTTCCTTTCATCCGGGACGTTCATACCCACTACACACGCACAGGCCTTTATGGATACTGG GGGAATAAAGGAGGAGTCACCATTCGCATGTCCCTCTATGGTCATACAGTTTGCTTCATAAACTGCCACTTGCCAGCACACATGGAGAACACAGAGCAACGACTGGATGACTTTGAAAAAATTCTGGAAATGCAGTTTGAAGGAGAGAATATTCCAAGTACCTTGGACCATGA cattcTCTTCTGGTTTGGAGATTTGAACTTCCGGATAGCAGATTATGGCATACATTTTGTCCGAGAATCAATAAATAACAAGCGTTACAATTTGCTGTGGGAGAAGGACCAG ttaaatatggcaaaaaagaaggaagcatTTCTTCAGGAATTCATAGAGGGTCCTCTGCAGTTCAAACCCACCTACAAGTTTGACCTTTATTCAGATGTATATGATACAAG cgagaagaaaaggaagccaGCATGGACTGATAGAATTCTTTGGAGAGTGAAAAATCTCTGCCAGCATGCATCAAAAGAAGGCGAATTCTCTGAAGAACAACAGACAATTTCTGTTACATTGAATAACTATATCAGTCACATGAGCTATGGCATCAGCGACCACAAACCTGTCACAGGAACTTTTGGGCTTGAG CTGAAGCCTCTTCTAACAGATCCTCTGATCACGCTGAATCCTGAGGGTGAGTGGAGCGCAGAACATGATGTTCTAATCCGCTATTCTGCAGTGCCTGAATTCCCAAGCAGCGCTTGGGACTGGATTGGACTCTTTAAG GTGGCTTTCAGGCACGTGAATGACTATGTTACTTATGCTTGGGTAGAAGATGATGAAATTTCTTCTAACAAGGACAGCAAACAA GTTTACATGAGTGCTGCAGAAATACCTGATACAGGAGGagaatttttgctttgttactACAGCAATAATTTGCAGGCAATAGTTGGTATCAGCCAGCCTTTTCAG ATTCAGCCAAATAGAACAGTAATAGAAAAGGATCTGGCACAAGAAGAGAATAGTTGGATGCAAACACCTGACAATCTGGAATCGCATAATGAGTTCTGA
- the INPP5K gene encoding inositol polyphosphate 5-phosphatase K isoform X1 has translation MEPAGPALRGLRLHLVTWNVGTASPPPDVTSLLQLNSLGPTMDMYVIGLQEVNSRITNFLSDLAFDDPWSIFFMTVLSPLGYIKLSSVRMQGLLLLIFVKHVHLPFIRDVHTHYTRTGLYGYWGNKGGVTIRMSLYGHTVCFINCHLPAHMENTEQRLDDFEKILEMQFEGENIPSTLDHDILFWFGDLNFRIADYGIHFVRESINNKRYNLLWEKDQLNMAKKKEAFLQEFIEGPLQFKPTYKFDLYSDVYDTREQKSLFWFNEKKRKPAWTDRILWRVKNLCQHASKEGEFSEEQQTISVTLNNYISHMSYGISDHKPVTGTFGLELKPLLTDPLITLNPEGEWSAEHDVLIRYSAVPEFPSSAWDWIGLFKVAFRHVNDYVTYAWVEDDEISSNKDSKQVYMSAAEIPDTGGEFLLCYYSNNLQAIVGISQPFQIQPNRTVIEKDLAQEENSWMQTPDNLESHNEF, from the exons ATGGAGCCCGCGGGGCCGGCGCTGAGGGgactgagg CTGCACTTAGTTACCTGGAATGTGGGCACAGCTTCTCCACCTCCTGATGTCACTAGTTTACTTCAGCTCAACTCACTGGGCCCAACTATGGATATGTATGTTATAGG TTTACAGGAGGTGAACTCAAGAATCACAAATTTTCTGTCTGACTTGGCATTTGATGATCCATggagcatttttttcatgactgTATTGTCTCCATTGGGGTATATCAAG CTCTCCTCCGTTCGCATGCAGGGACTGCTACTTCTGATCTTTGTGAAGCACGTCCACCTTCCTTTCATCCGGGACGTTCATACCCACTACACACGCACAGGCCTTTATGGATACTGG GGGAATAAAGGAGGAGTCACCATTCGCATGTCCCTCTATGGTCATACAGTTTGCTTCATAAACTGCCACTTGCCAGCACACATGGAGAACACAGAGCAACGACTGGATGACTTTGAAAAAATTCTGGAAATGCAGTTTGAAGGAGAGAATATTCCAAGTACCTTGGACCATGA cattcTCTTCTGGTTTGGAGATTTGAACTTCCGGATAGCAGATTATGGCATACATTTTGTCCGAGAATCAATAAATAACAAGCGTTACAATTTGCTGTGGGAGAAGGACCAG ttaaatatggcaaaaaagaaggaagcatTTCTTCAGGAATTCATAGAGGGTCCTCTGCAGTTCAAACCCACCTACAAGTTTGACCTTTATTCAGATGTATATGATACAAG agAGCAGAAGTCCCTGTTTTGGTTTAA cgagaagaaaaggaagccaGCATGGACTGATAGAATTCTTTGGAGAGTGAAAAATCTCTGCCAGCATGCATCAAAAGAAGGCGAATTCTCTGAAGAACAACAGACAATTTCTGTTACATTGAATAACTATATCAGTCACATGAGCTATGGCATCAGCGACCACAAACCTGTCACAGGAACTTTTGGGCTTGAG CTGAAGCCTCTTCTAACAGATCCTCTGATCACGCTGAATCCTGAGGGTGAGTGGAGCGCAGAACATGATGTTCTAATCCGCTATTCTGCAGTGCCTGAATTCCCAAGCAGCGCTTGGGACTGGATTGGACTCTTTAAG GTGGCTTTCAGGCACGTGAATGACTATGTTACTTATGCTTGGGTAGAAGATGATGAAATTTCTTCTAACAAGGACAGCAAACAA GTTTACATGAGTGCTGCAGAAATACCTGATACAGGAGGagaatttttgctttgttactACAGCAATAATTTGCAGGCAATAGTTGGTATCAGCCAGCCTTTTCAG ATTCAGCCAAATAGAACAGTAATAGAAAAGGATCTGGCACAAGAAGAGAATAGTTGGATGCAAACACCTGACAATCTGGAATCGCATAATGAGTTCTGA
- the INPP5K gene encoding inositol polyphosphate 5-phosphatase K isoform X3 — protein MQGLLLLIFVKHVHLPFIRDVHTHYTRTGLYGYWGNKGGVTIRMSLYGHTVCFINCHLPAHMENTEQRLDDFEKILEMQFEGENIPSTLDHDILFWFGDLNFRIADYGIHFVRESINNKRYNLLWEKDQLNMAKKKEAFLQEFIEGPLQFKPTYKFDLYSDVYDTREQKSLFWFNEKKRKPAWTDRILWRVKNLCQHASKEGEFSEEQQTISVTLNNYISHMSYGISDHKPVTGTFGLELKPLLTDPLITLNPEGEWSAEHDVLIRYSAVPEFPSSAWDWIGLFKVAFRHVNDYVTYAWVEDDEISSNKDSKQVYMSAAEIPDTGGEFLLCYYSNNLQAIVGISQPFQIQPNRTVIEKDLAQEENSWMQTPDNLESHNEF, from the exons ATGCAGGGACTGCTACTTCTGATCTTTGTGAAGCACGTCCACCTTCCTTTCATCCGGGACGTTCATACCCACTACACACGCACAGGCCTTTATGGATACTGG GGGAATAAAGGAGGAGTCACCATTCGCATGTCCCTCTATGGTCATACAGTTTGCTTCATAAACTGCCACTTGCCAGCACACATGGAGAACACAGAGCAACGACTGGATGACTTTGAAAAAATTCTGGAAATGCAGTTTGAAGGAGAGAATATTCCAAGTACCTTGGACCATGA cattcTCTTCTGGTTTGGAGATTTGAACTTCCGGATAGCAGATTATGGCATACATTTTGTCCGAGAATCAATAAATAACAAGCGTTACAATTTGCTGTGGGAGAAGGACCAG ttaaatatggcaaaaaagaaggaagcatTTCTTCAGGAATTCATAGAGGGTCCTCTGCAGTTCAAACCCACCTACAAGTTTGACCTTTATTCAGATGTATATGATACAAG agAGCAGAAGTCCCTGTTTTGGTTTAA cgagaagaaaaggaagccaGCATGGACTGATAGAATTCTTTGGAGAGTGAAAAATCTCTGCCAGCATGCATCAAAAGAAGGCGAATTCTCTGAAGAACAACAGACAATTTCTGTTACATTGAATAACTATATCAGTCACATGAGCTATGGCATCAGCGACCACAAACCTGTCACAGGAACTTTTGGGCTTGAG CTGAAGCCTCTTCTAACAGATCCTCTGATCACGCTGAATCCTGAGGGTGAGTGGAGCGCAGAACATGATGTTCTAATCCGCTATTCTGCAGTGCCTGAATTCCCAAGCAGCGCTTGGGACTGGATTGGACTCTTTAAG GTGGCTTTCAGGCACGTGAATGACTATGTTACTTATGCTTGGGTAGAAGATGATGAAATTTCTTCTAACAAGGACAGCAAACAA GTTTACATGAGTGCTGCAGAAATACCTGATACAGGAGGagaatttttgctttgttactACAGCAATAATTTGCAGGCAATAGTTGGTATCAGCCAGCCTTTTCAG ATTCAGCCAAATAGAACAGTAATAGAAAAGGATCTGGCACAAGAAGAGAATAGTTGGATGCAAACACCTGACAATCTGGAATCGCATAATGAGTTCTGA